A portion of the Coraliomargarita parva genome contains these proteins:
- a CDS encoding DUF4038 domain-containing protein: MRLPLLSLAFAIAAVLSAQASTPGLEVSANGRYLQWSDGSPFYPAADTAWRLATAYTEVEREAYLDQTVKDGFSAVLFSAVFPTGEAGGLSTGFHDQDLTQPKEAHWAKVDATVRAITDRGLVAIVSPFWKRGLDDILEGLEPEVCYRFGQWFANRYRENPKVIYFIGGDQRPGRGHTALVAIAKGIQSVYEGQAILAYHASSDYSSVEAFNDTPDWLRWNWTYAYSPAYKIKYPFAHNHANYNAAALPIFYSEGYYSAGPEIRIAQGKTTDRWGSRYVLRRQAWWASFLSGAAGQAYGAEAIWAYRRHGITWQKALKDPSRDDFQQLIRLVNQVPWWTFKPDIEGELLIREPGEAGDKQAIAAISEGGTMALVYTPVQQALRLDPSALGTGPWEVEWVDPVNGDTRPVPEALWNTGEAVEIRSPRRNHAGDSDFLLRLHVVAQ, encoded by the coding sequence ATGCGACTTCCCCTCCTATCCCTGGCCTTCGCGATCGCCGCGGTTCTTTCGGCACAGGCATCGACGCCCGGTCTGGAGGTCTCCGCCAACGGCCGCTACCTGCAATGGAGCGACGGCTCCCCGTTCTACCCCGCCGCCGACACGGCATGGCGCTTGGCCACCGCCTACACAGAAGTCGAACGGGAGGCTTACCTCGACCAGACCGTCAAGGATGGCTTCAGCGCGGTACTATTCAGCGCAGTCTTCCCGACCGGAGAGGCCGGCGGTCTCTCGACCGGATTCCACGATCAGGATCTCACCCAACCGAAGGAAGCCCACTGGGCGAAAGTGGACGCGACGGTGCGGGCCATCACCGATCGCGGGCTGGTTGCGATCGTCAGCCCATTCTGGAAACGGGGTCTGGACGACATTCTGGAGGGCTTGGAGCCGGAGGTTTGCTACCGCTTCGGACAATGGTTTGCCAACCGCTACAGGGAAAACCCGAAGGTCATCTATTTTATCGGAGGGGACCAGCGTCCCGGCCGCGGGCATACCGCACTCGTCGCCATCGCAAAAGGGATCCAATCCGTTTACGAAGGACAAGCCATCCTCGCCTACCACGCCAGTTCCGATTATTCCAGTGTGGAGGCGTTCAACGACACGCCCGACTGGCTTCGCTGGAATTGGACCTACGCCTATTCCCCAGCCTATAAAATCAAATATCCCTTTGCCCATAACCATGCGAACTACAACGCCGCCGCACTGCCGATTTTCTATTCCGAAGGTTACTACAGTGCCGGCCCCGAAATCCGTATTGCACAGGGGAAGACAACCGACCGCTGGGGCTCCCGCTATGTACTCCGGCGACAGGCGTGGTGGGCGAGCTTTTTGAGCGGTGCCGCCGGCCAGGCCTATGGGGCCGAGGCCATCTGGGCATACCGGCGTCATGGTATCACCTGGCAAAAGGCCCTCAAGGATCCCAGCCGGGACGATTTCCAGCAGTTGATTCGGCTCGTCAACCAAGTACCCTGGTGGACTTTCAAGCCCGACATCGAAGGGGAATTGCTGATCCGAGAGCCAGGGGAAGCCGGCGACAAGCAAGCCATCGCGGCGATTTCCGAAGGCGGCACGATGGCCTTGGTCTATACCCCCGTCCAACAGGCCCTGCGCCTGGATCCATCCGCCCTGGGCACAGGCCCCTGGGAGGTGGAATGGGTGGACCCGGTCAATGGCGACACACGCCCGGTTCCCGAAGCGCTCTGGAACACAGGCGAGGCCGTCGAGATCAGGTCGCCCCGACGCAACCATGCGGGCGACTCCGACTTCCTGCTGCGCCTACATGTCGTCGCACAATGA
- a CDS encoding MATE family efflux transporter yields MNTILQETKKTFTLATPIIAGQVSQMLLGLADTMMIGRVGTVELAAAAFVNVLFHFPFVVIIALYVAVSVKVSHAYGAERQKEAAESFRTGFWLTVIAGIILSLALIALIPILPWFNQPEEVVAIAPSYLVWVSLSMIPLSPAMCIKSFAEALNRPWTVFWIMLGSVLLNVCLNWMLIFGHLGMPALGLPGAGIATFLARLTTVLVLWCYVNRSMDLAPCRPPRWFARMQGGEVLSMLKITGPISGQLTMEFGAFAVTALLIGFFGSAPLAAHQVTISCSGTAFMIPLGLSMALTIRVGHSLGSNAIAQCKRIIIGAHGASTLLMVMTALTFVFLGETLASLFTADPEVIRIAAKLLLVAAFFQIADGAQIISNGALRGMEDVNTPALMLFVSFWILGLPFGAFLSFKQAVGPIGMWTGLAIGISLAATALTFRTFQRLKLKAASLAAA; encoded by the coding sequence ATGAACACAATCCTACAGGAAACCAAAAAGACATTCACCTTGGCCACGCCCATCATCGCCGGCCAGGTGAGCCAAATGCTGCTCGGACTGGCCGACACCATGATGATCGGTCGGGTCGGCACGGTCGAACTGGCCGCGGCCGCCTTTGTGAATGTTCTCTTCCACTTCCCCTTTGTGGTCATCATCGCACTGTACGTCGCGGTCTCGGTTAAAGTGTCCCACGCCTATGGCGCCGAGCGTCAAAAGGAAGCCGCCGAATCCTTCCGTACCGGCTTCTGGCTGACTGTCATCGCCGGCATCATCCTTTCACTGGCTCTCATCGCGCTGATCCCCATCCTGCCCTGGTTCAACCAGCCGGAAGAAGTCGTGGCCATCGCACCGAGCTACCTCGTCTGGGTCAGCTTGTCGATGATCCCCTTGTCTCCGGCCATGTGTATCAAGTCGTTTGCCGAAGCACTCAACCGGCCGTGGACCGTGTTCTGGATCATGCTTGGCAGTGTGCTGCTCAACGTCTGTCTCAACTGGATGCTCATTTTCGGGCATCTGGGCATGCCGGCCCTCGGCCTTCCCGGGGCCGGCATCGCCACTTTCCTCGCCCGCCTCACCACTGTGCTGGTCCTGTGGTGCTATGTAAACCGTTCCATGGACCTGGCCCCCTGCCGACCACCCCGATGGTTTGCGCGGATGCAAGGCGGAGAGGTCCTCAGTATGCTCAAGATCACCGGTCCGATCTCGGGACAGTTGACCATGGAGTTCGGGGCTTTTGCCGTCACCGCCCTCCTCATCGGGTTCTTTGGGAGTGCCCCCCTCGCCGCCCACCAAGTCACGATCAGCTGCAGCGGAACGGCCTTCATGATCCCCCTCGGGCTGTCCATGGCCCTCACCATCCGCGTGGGACACAGCCTGGGCTCGAATGCGATCGCGCAATGCAAGCGTATCATCATCGGGGCGCATGGCGCTTCGACCCTCCTGATGGTGATGACCGCGCTGACCTTCGTCTTCCTGGGCGAAACCTTGGCCTCACTCTTTACGGCCGACCCTGAAGTGATCCGGATCGCGGCCAAACTCCTGCTCGTCGCCGCCTTCTTCCAGATCGCCGACGGCGCCCAGATCATTTCGAACGGCGCGCTCCGTGGAATGGAGGATGTGAACACGCCCGCACTCATGCTCTTTGTCAGCTTCTGGATACTGGGACTGCCCTTCGGCGCCTTCCTCTCCTTTAAGCAAGCCGTCGGGCCGATCGGCATGTGGACGGGTCTGGCGATCGGGATCAGTCTGGCCGCGACCGCCCTCACCTTCCGGACTTTCCAACGACTGAAGTTGAAAGCCGCAAGCCTTGCGGCCGCCTAG
- a CDS encoding GxxExxY protein, with protein MESIYEKNLQHELTRRKVQVRRRVKLQLKYKDLELDDDYALDLIVNENVIVGLKVVKELTPIHEAQLMAYMKLTGCNVGLLISFNVVRLKDGIRRLSLSK; from the coding sequence ATAGAAAGTATTTATGAGAAAAACCTACAACATGAGCTTACGCGACGAAAAGTCCAAGTGAGGCGTCGGGTCAAACTTCAGCTCAAATACAAGGATTTGGAATTAGATGACGACTATGCGCTAGACCTCATTGTTAATGAAAATGTGATCGTCGGACTCAAAGTAGTCAAAGAGCTCACCCCTATACACGAGGCGCAACTTATGGCGTATATGAAGTTAACAGGCTGCAATGTTGGATTACTGATTAGCTTCAATGTGGTTCGACTCAAAGATGGTATCCGGCGTCTGTCGCTTTCAAAATAA
- a CDS encoding DNA-3-methyladenine glycosylase family protein: protein MPSEVSFSPWTALPDIPLGQETSLAETLDGGQSFRWTKNPGYYEGRWADQVCRLRIRNGQLEWSRPATVQGPPAQAALRHYLAAETDFKRLTDELPWRSDPVLQAAIAAFPGLRILRQPFAETLFCFLCSSTKQIAQIKAICELVAQDQGAPLADGSHALPTWAQIAEAGEARLRAAKLGYRARFIHQTALFLQSNPGWLEATEVLPTGSARERLLQLPGVGRKIADCVLLFGAGRLEAFPIDTWVQKLLSRAYGLSDWNLAHLQDFARIHFGPNAGLAQQYLFAAARAGIIAA, encoded by the coding sequence ATGCCAAGCGAAGTCAGTTTCAGTCCATGGACCGCACTCCCGGACATCCCCCTCGGCCAAGAAACAAGCCTGGCGGAGACCCTCGACGGCGGACAGTCCTTCCGCTGGACGAAGAACCCTGGCTACTACGAGGGCCGCTGGGCAGATCAGGTCTGCCGTTTGCGCATCCGCAACGGGCAACTGGAGTGGAGCCGTCCCGCAACAGTCCAAGGCCCACCGGCACAGGCGGCACTGCGGCACTATCTGGCGGCCGAGACGGATTTCAAAAGGCTCACCGACGAATTGCCCTGGCGCAGCGACCCGGTGCTCCAGGCCGCCATCGCGGCCTTTCCAGGCCTCCGGATCCTACGTCAGCCCTTCGCCGAGACCCTCTTCTGTTTTCTCTGCAGTTCCACCAAGCAGATCGCCCAGATCAAGGCGATCTGTGAATTGGTGGCGCAGGACCAAGGGGCGCCGCTGGCGGACGGCAGTCACGCCCTCCCGACCTGGGCGCAGATCGCCGAGGCCGGGGAAGCGCGCCTGCGAGCCGCCAAGCTCGGCTACCGCGCGCGCTTTATCCATCAAACCGCGCTCTTTCTTCAGTCGAATCCCGGCTGGCTCGAGGCAACCGAAGTACTGCCTACTGGAAGCGCCCGGGAACGCTTGTTGCAGCTGCCCGGGGTCGGCCGCAAGATCGCCGATTGCGTTCTGCTCTTCGGGGCCGGACGACTCGAGGCCTTTCCCATCGACACCTGGGTGCAGAAACTTCTCAGCCGCGCATACGGCTTGTCCGACTGGAACCTCGCCCATCTGCAGGATTTTGCCCGGATCCATTTCGGCCCCAATGCCGGACTGGCCCAGCAGTACCTCTTCGCCGCGGCACGCGCCGGAATCATTGCCGCTTGA
- a CDS encoding type II toxin-antitoxin system RelE/ParE family toxin — protein MPDWPSSTSSPRHAPESLPLEAWYIPSERRADKKTQKINDGTIKKGFPPQLVARAQVKLDQLDAAMDINDLRLPPSNQLESLGGTRKGQHSIRINQQWRICFRFTGGNAQDVEITDYH, from the coding sequence ATGCCGGACTGGCCCAGCAGTACCTCTTCGCCGCGGCACGCGCCGGAATCATTGCCGCTTGAGGCGTGGTATATTCCGAGTGAACGCAGGGCCGATAAGAAAACACAAAAAATCAACGACGGCACGATCAAGAAAGGCTTCCCTCCACAGCTGGTTGCGCGAGCCCAAGTCAAACTCGACCAACTGGATGCTGCTATGGATATCAACGACCTCCGACTTCCACCCAGTAATCAGCTCGAGTCATTGGGAGGCACTCGCAAGGGACAACACAGCATTCGCATCAACCAACAATGGCGCATTTGCTTTCGCTTTACAGGCGGCAATGCCCAAGATGTTGAAATCACAGATTACCATTAA
- a CDS encoding HigA family addiction module antitoxin translates to MLEELPITQKQFAQATGIPEAHLSGLKKGNSRFTPEHDLRITRYLKQSEGFWLRLQLRADLRKAKAGKSFDRNKIKPIDDKLLTV, encoded by the coding sequence ATCCTAGAGGAACTACCCATCACGCAAAAACAGTTTGCGCAAGCGACCGGCATTCCCGAGGCGCATCTCAGCGGGCTGAAGAAGGGCAACAGCCGCTTTACCCCGGAACACGATCTGCGCATCACCCGCTACCTCAAACAAAGCGAAGGGTTCTGGTTGCGCCTGCAACTCCGCGCCGACCTCCGTAAAGCCAAAGCCGGAAAATCATTTGACCGGAACAAGATCAAGCCGATCGACGACAAGCTGCTGACAGTCTAA
- a CDS encoding phosphatidylserine decarboxylase has protein sequence MNTMVSPNAPIEFYNRYSGEREIESIYGEGFLRWAYGNPLGRLTVSLAVKRLWFSRWYGWRMDRPSSQSKVAPFISEYGLDSEEFAEPVERFKTFNEFFYRKLKGHARPVDPDPQGAVFPADGRHLAIADIDRAETFYIKGQRFDLQAFVGDSALAQKYAGGSMLISRLCPVDYHRFHFPVAGLAGEARELPGSLRSVSPLALRRRLSILWENRRVLTEVESEAFGPVLVLEIGATCVGGIHQTYAPGMVTKGMEKGYFSFGGSCVTTIFPKGAIRFDADLLEFGAQGLEVYARMGERCGILGD, from the coding sequence ATGAATACGATGGTCAGTCCAAACGCACCTATAGAATTTTACAACCGCTATTCCGGCGAGCGTGAGATCGAGTCGATCTACGGCGAGGGCTTCCTGCGCTGGGCCTATGGGAATCCGTTGGGCCGGTTGACGGTTTCGCTGGCGGTCAAGCGTCTGTGGTTTTCACGCTGGTATGGATGGCGGATGGACCGGCCCTCGAGCCAGTCGAAGGTGGCTCCGTTTATAAGTGAGTATGGCTTGGACTCAGAGGAATTCGCCGAGCCGGTCGAGCGTTTCAAGACCTTCAACGAATTCTTTTACCGGAAACTGAAAGGGCACGCCCGGCCGGTGGATCCGGATCCCCAGGGCGCGGTTTTTCCTGCCGACGGGCGTCACCTGGCTATCGCGGATATCGATCGGGCGGAGACCTTTTATATCAAAGGACAGCGTTTCGACCTTCAGGCTTTTGTCGGCGACTCCGCTCTGGCGCAGAAGTATGCGGGCGGATCGATGCTGATTTCTCGCCTCTGCCCGGTGGATTACCATCGCTTCCATTTTCCCGTGGCCGGTCTTGCCGGAGAGGCCCGGGAATTACCGGGCAGCCTGCGTTCCGTGAGTCCGCTGGCGCTGCGTCGGCGCCTGTCCATCCTCTGGGAGAACCGCCGGGTCTTGACGGAGGTGGAGAGCGAAGCTTTCGGCCCCGTTCTGGTGCTCGAAATCGGTGCGACTTGCGTCGGCGGGATCCACCAGACCTACGCTCCCGGTATGGTCACGAAGGGCATGGAAAAGGGCTACTTTTCTTTTGGGGGCTCCTGTGTGACGACGATTTTTCCGAAAGGCGCGATTCGCTTCGATGCTGACCTGCTTGAATTTGGTGCGCAGGGGCTTGAAGTCTACGCCCGGATGGGGGAACGCTGTGGGATTCTCGGCGACTGA
- a CDS encoding voltage-gated chloride channel family protein, which produces MQKTQYSFEQFRIAVHVLRWTVLVLPVAVAVGCMVALFLWLLDVATQTREHHMWLLALLPLSGIFIYWLYSRFGKNSEAGNNLIMDEIHTPGGGIPFRMAPLVLATTVITHLFGGSAGREGTAVQIGGSMADYVAKKLGLKHEDKRILLMAGMAAGFGAVFGTPVTGAIFALEVLTIGRIKYDALIPCLAASLLADITCRSFPIHHTHYSIAFSDAGNFLPFPFIAFDLVMLVKVALAGACFGLASFLFAELSHGIKARAQQWIAVKWLIPVIGAALVLGISFLLGTSDYLGLGVTSANPDGVSIVNAFSEGGADPFSWFWKLLLTAITLSMGFKGGEVTPLFFIGATLGNSLALLMGAPVDLFAGLGFIAVFAGATNTPLACVMMGIELFGAANVVYYAVACFAAYYFSGHTGIYASQRVVVSKFHTSHEEEAETLKEVKAKKRRFGRTHPSSGPNEL; this is translated from the coding sequence ATGCAAAAAACTCAATATTCCTTCGAGCAATTCCGGATCGCGGTCCACGTACTCCGCTGGACCGTGCTGGTCCTGCCGGTTGCCGTGGCCGTCGGGTGCATGGTGGCGCTGTTCCTCTGGTTGTTGGACGTCGCCACGCAGACCCGTGAGCACCATATGTGGCTCCTCGCTCTCCTGCCACTTTCCGGGATCTTTATCTACTGGCTGTACAGCCGTTTCGGGAAAAATTCCGAAGCCGGCAACAACCTGATCATGGATGAGATCCATACGCCGGGGGGCGGCATTCCCTTCCGGATGGCTCCGCTGGTTCTGGCCACGACCGTCATCACCCACCTCTTTGGCGGTTCCGCCGGTCGTGAGGGAACAGCCGTGCAGATCGGGGGCAGCATGGCGGACTATGTCGCGAAGAAGCTGGGGCTGAAACATGAGGATAAGCGGATTTTGCTCATGGCGGGGATGGCTGCCGGCTTCGGCGCGGTGTTCGGCACCCCGGTCACCGGGGCGATCTTTGCCCTCGAGGTCCTGACCATCGGACGGATCAAGTACGACGCCCTGATTCCCTGCCTGGCTGCGAGCCTGCTGGCGGATATCACCTGCCGTTCCTTTCCGATCCATCACACGCATTACTCGATCGCCTTCTCGGACGCCGGCAACTTCCTGCCGTTCCCCTTCATCGCCTTCGATCTGGTCATGTTGGTCAAGGTTGCCCTGGCCGGTGCCTGTTTCGGCCTGGCCAGCTTCCTCTTTGCGGAGCTTTCACACGGCATCAAGGCCAGGGCCCAGCAATGGATCGCCGTCAAATGGCTGATTCCGGTCATCGGTGCCGCCCTGGTGCTGGGGATCAGTTTTCTCCTCGGTACTTCGGACTATCTGGGCCTCGGCGTGACCTCCGCCAATCCGGATGGGGTGAGTATTGTCAATGCCTTCTCCGAGGGCGGAGCAGATCCGTTCAGTTGGTTCTGGAAGCTGCTGCTCACCGCCATTACGCTGAGCATGGGTTTCAAGGGTGGGGAAGTGACCCCCTTGTTCTTCATCGGGGCGACACTGGGCAACTCTTTGGCCTTGCTCATGGGGGCACCGGTCGACCTCTTTGCCGGACTTGGCTTCATCGCTGTCTTTGCCGGTGCCACCAATACGCCGCTCGCCTGTGTCATGATGGGCATCGAGCTCTTCGGTGCGGCCAATGTCGTTTATTATGCGGTTGCTTGTTTTGCCGCCTACTACTTCAGCGGGCATACGGGCATCTACGCTTCCCAACGGGTGGTCGTTTCAAAATTCCATACCAGTCACGAGGAAGAGGCAGAAACACTCAAGGAGGTCAAAGCCAAGAAGCGGCGCTTCGGGCGTACACATCCCTCATCCGGGCCGAATGAACTCTAA
- a CDS encoding small basic protein codes for MSQHNSFKASGGGGKKNRTVLKRFERVDLLRKRGEWGDGNRVVGLKKTKPEE; via the coding sequence ATGTCACAACACAACAGCTTCAAGGCCTCCGGCGGCGGCGGCAAAAAGAACCGAACTGTCCTCAAGCGTTTCGAGCGCGTTGACCTGCTCCGCAAGCGCGGCGAGTGGGGCGACGGCAACCGCGTGGTTGGTCTGAAGAAGACCAAGCCGGAAGAATAA
- a CDS encoding adenosine deaminase family protein — MYKVSESTADFIHRLPKTETHLHIEGALPYELLQQMDPEKFRELPECWAQDFKWKCFEDFENHLLEHALQWYTSAERYHEAAKVIFRNHVAQNVRYVELSFHAGVVEALKIPGPEILNAILSAAPKGLEVRVFMGMARNCYNDYLAPVLEDCVNWEGLAGIDLHGIEYLPLEAWTPKLWAKAQDAGLVTKAHAGEFGPSGHVREAIEVLGALRIQHGIHAIDDPDVLQLAIDSGATFDICPISNVKLDVIDTMAVHPLREFFDRGLRCTISTDDPFSFGNSVEDEYVALSSALGFGHAELAKLAKNGFEVASVGSAQKAKWMAEVDAALAK, encoded by the coding sequence ATGTACAAAGTATCTGAAAGCACTGCCGACTTCATTCACCGTCTGCCCAAGACCGAGACGCACCTGCACATTGAGGGGGCCTTGCCCTACGAGTTGCTCCAGCAGATGGATCCGGAGAAATTCCGGGAACTTCCGGAATGCTGGGCCCAGGACTTTAAGTGGAAGTGTTTCGAGGACTTTGAAAACCACCTGCTGGAGCATGCCCTGCAGTGGTACACCTCGGCCGAGCGCTATCATGAGGCGGCCAAGGTCATCTTCCGGAACCATGTGGCGCAAAATGTCCGCTATGTGGAGCTGTCCTTTCACGCCGGGGTGGTCGAGGCCCTGAAGATTCCCGGTCCGGAAATTCTCAATGCCATCCTGAGCGCGGCCCCCAAGGGGCTGGAGGTGCGTGTCTTCATGGGGATGGCCCGCAATTGCTACAACGATTACCTGGCCCCGGTCCTTGAGGACTGTGTCAATTGGGAGGGGCTGGCCGGGATCGACCTGCACGGTATCGAGTATCTGCCACTGGAAGCCTGGACCCCGAAACTCTGGGCGAAGGCGCAGGACGCCGGTCTGGTGACCAAGGCGCACGCCGGCGAGTTCGGCCCGTCCGGTCATGTGCGGGAGGCGATCGAAGTGCTCGGCGCCCTGCGCATCCAGCACGGGATCCATGCCATCGACGACCCCGATGTGCTGCAGTTGGCAATCGATTCGGGGGCGACTTTCGATATCTGCCCGATCAGCAATGTGAAGCTCGACGTGATCGATACCATGGCCGTGCACCCGCTCCGTGAGTTCTTCGACCGCGGCCTCCGCTGTACCATCAGTACGGATGATCCCTTTTCTTTCGGGAACTCGGTGGAGGATGAGTACGTCGCCCTTAGCAGCGCGCTTGGCTTCGGTCATGCGGAACTCGCCAAACTGGCCAAAAACGGCTTCGAGGTGGCGTCGGTCGGATCGGCCCAGAAAGCGAAATGGATGGCCGAAGTCGACGCAGCGTTGGCCAAGTGA
- a CDS encoding EF-hand domain-containing protein, producing MKIKQLLLVAIAATLIPALSHAEPGQGPDGPGGPGKKGDFFKKLDTDGDKQLSKEEVADAKRLSENFDKIDADSDGYLTPEELRAHMKQMREERDGGERKKLDTDGDGVITKAEAEEAGAKRLLENFDKIDTDGNGEISREEMMAARKERRGPPPPPPADEE from the coding sequence ATGAAAATCAAGCAGCTACTGTTAGTCGCCATCGCGGCCACCCTGATCCCCGCCCTCAGCCATGCCGAACCCGGCCAAGGACCGGACGGTCCCGGAGGCCCCGGCAAGAAAGGCGACTTCTTCAAAAAACTCGACACCGACGGTGACAAGCAACTTTCCAAGGAGGAAGTCGCCGACGCCAAGCGCCTGTCCGAAAACTTCGACAAGATCGATGCCGACAGCGACGGCTACCTCACACCGGAAGAGCTGCGCGCCCATATGAAGCAAATGCGTGAAGAGCGCGACGGCGGCGAGCGCAAGAAGCTCGATACCGACGGAGACGGCGTCATCACCAAGGCGGAAGCCGAAGAAGCCGGTGCCAAGCGCCTGCTCGAGAACTTCGACAAGATCGACACCGACGGAAACGGTGAAATCAGCCGCGAGGAAATGATGGCCGCCCGCAAGGAACGCCGTGGCCCTCCCCCACCTCCCCCGGCCGACGAGGAGTAA
- a CDS encoding ABC-F family ATP-binding cassette domain-containing protein, with protein MITINQVSHNFGKKTLYKGINCVIGARDRIALVGSNGSGKTTLLRMLMNETEPDRGSIDMPDYVDVGYLPQDGISVSGKTLYAEAESAFGDVLELQEKLAKAEDEMMEMDTSAEEYYDLIDAMGEWEQQLEEHEPARMKSRIERILLGMGFSMSDMERDTGEFSGGWQMRIALAKLLLQNPSLIILDEPTNHLDIVCQHWVEQYLKHYQGAIIVISHDRAFLDEVTNRTLELKLGNLTSFKGNYSYYVKESEQRLETLRKAAKNQQKEISEIKDWINKFRSNVKKASMVQSRIKQLEKMEIIEIPRDEKKIFFRFPEPPPASAKVITITDLHKAYGDNVVFNGLDLRIDKGDRIAVVGVNGAGKSTLARIMAGIEPYQSGEVEKGINTVISYFAQSQAEELNPANSVLEEVEASAIGNKDANPRAALGALLFSGDEALKKTAVLSGGEKNRVALAKMLMQPANCIILDEPTNHLDIKSKEVLQDAINAFDGTVILVSHDRAFLDGVVNKVLEVSKGSMRMLTCNVTEYVERLEQELAEKEGR; from the coding sequence ATGATTACAATCAACCAAGTCTCCCACAATTTCGGCAAGAAAACGCTCTACAAGGGCATCAACTGCGTGATCGGTGCCCGTGACCGCATCGCACTCGTTGGCTCGAACGGATCGGGTAAGACCACCCTGCTGCGCATGTTGATGAACGAGACAGAGCCGGACCGAGGTTCAATCGACATGCCGGACTACGTCGATGTCGGCTACCTGCCGCAAGACGGGATCTCGGTTTCGGGAAAGACCCTGTATGCGGAAGCGGAAAGCGCCTTTGGCGACGTGCTGGAGCTGCAGGAAAAACTGGCCAAGGCGGAAGACGAGATGATGGAGATGGACACCTCCGCGGAGGAGTACTACGACCTCATCGACGCCATGGGGGAATGGGAGCAGCAGTTGGAGGAGCATGAGCCCGCCCGCATGAAATCGCGGATCGAGCGTATCCTGTTGGGCATGGGCTTCTCCATGAGTGACATGGAGCGCGATACCGGTGAATTTTCCGGCGGCTGGCAAATGCGAATCGCGCTGGCCAAACTACTGCTGCAAAACCCATCACTGATTATTCTGGACGAACCGACCAATCACTTGGACATCGTCTGTCAGCACTGGGTCGAGCAATACTTGAAGCACTATCAAGGTGCGATCATCGTCATTTCCCACGACCGTGCCTTCCTCGACGAAGTCACGAACCGCACACTGGAACTCAAACTCGGCAACCTGACCAGTTTCAAGGGCAACTACTCCTACTACGTCAAGGAGAGCGAACAACGCCTCGAAACCCTTCGTAAAGCTGCCAAGAACCAGCAAAAGGAAATTTCCGAGATCAAGGACTGGATCAACAAGTTCCGCTCCAACGTGAAGAAGGCCAGCATGGTGCAAAGCCGGATCAAGCAGCTGGAAAAGATGGAGATCATCGAGATTCCCCGCGATGAAAAGAAGATCTTCTTCCGCTTTCCCGAACCGCCCCCGGCCAGCGCAAAGGTCATCACCATCACCGACCTGCATAAGGCCTACGGCGACAATGTCGTCTTCAACGGCCTGGATCTGCGCATCGACAAAGGCGACCGCATCGCAGTCGTCGGGGTCAACGGCGCGGGTAAATCCACCTTGGCCCGCATCATGGCAGGCATCGAACCCTACCAGAGCGGTGAAGTCGAAAAGGGCATCAATACCGTGATCAGCTACTTCGCCCAGTCGCAGGCGGAAGAACTCAACCCGGCCAATAGCGTGCTGGAGGAAGTCGAGGCTTCGGCCATCGGCAACAAGGACGCCAACCCGCGCGCCGCGCTCGGTGCCCTGCTCTTCAGCGGCGACGAAGCGTTGAAGAAAACCGCCGTCCTCTCCGGGGGTGAAAAGAATCGTGTGGCTCTGGCCAAAATGCTCATGCAACCGGCCAACTGTATCATCCTCGACGAACCGACCAATCACTTGGACATCAAGTCGAAGGAAGTCCTGCAGGACGCGATCAACGCATTCGATGGCACCGTCATTCTCGTCAGCCACGACCGGGCCTTCCTCGACGGCGTGGTCAACAAGGTGCTGGAAGTCTCGAAGGGCAGCATGCGCATGCTCACCTGCAACGTGACCGAATACGTCGAACGCCTCGAACAGGAACTCGCCGAAAAGGAAGGCCGCTAA
- a CDS encoding dihydrofolate reductase encodes MTQSHNLKAIAAMAENRVIGNGGNIPWYLPEDFKWFKKVTMGGILVMGRKTYESIGKPLPGRETFVLSRQPREIPGVHCFTDLSMLEHMEDTGKTVWIAGGGEIYKQMLPYCDELFLTRVHRTVEGDAFFPDFETAFSLKETVLQNEDFTVEHWVRNEP; translated from the coding sequence ATGACACAGTCCCACAACCTCAAGGCGATTGCCGCCATGGCCGAGAACCGGGTCATCGGGAACGGCGGCAACATTCCCTGGTACCTGCCGGAGGACTTCAAGTGGTTCAAGAAGGTCACCATGGGTGGCATCCTGGTCATGGGGCGCAAGACCTACGAATCCATCGGCAAGCCGCTCCCCGGCCGCGAAACCTTCGTGCTGAGCCGGCAGCCACGCGAAATCCCGGGCGTCCACTGTTTCACCGACCTCTCCATGCTCGAACACATGGAGGATACCGGGAAAACCGTCTGGATTGCCGGGGGTGGTGAAATTTACAAGCAAATGCTCCCCTACTGTGACGAACTTTTTCTGACTCGAGTCCACCGTACAGTGGAAGGCGATGCCTTTTTCCCAGACTTTGAGACTGCTTTCAGCCTGAAGGAGACGGTCCTTCAAAATGAGGATTTTACGGTCGAGCACTGGGTCAGGAACGAACCGTAA